The genomic stretch GAACACCCTTGAAATCCTCTTCTTCGTCCTCCTGTTCATTGTATTCTACACCTATGTGGGATACGGAATCCTGTTGTGGATATTGGTAAAAATAAAACAAAGTTTTCTTTTCTTCTACGATACGGACGAACCGGAGCAAGAAACCTGCCGGAACAGCAACAACACCGCCCTACCCGAAATCACCCTGTTCATCACCGCCTATAATGAGGAACAGGTAGTAAACGGAAAGATGAAAAACTGCCACGAACTGGATTATCCCAAAGAGAAACTGCATATCGTATGGGTAACGGACGGCAGCAATGACCGAACCAATGAAAAATTAAAAGCATATCCCGATGTCACCCTATTGTTCGTCCCCGAAAGAAAAGGAAAAACAGCCGCTATGAACCGGGGAATGGGATTTGTCACCACGCCTTTGGTCATATTCACAGACGCCAATACATTTATTAATCCGCAGGCCGTTCGCGAGATAGTAAAATATTTTAACCATCCGCAGGTGGGATGCGTGGCAGGAGAAAAACGGGTAGACATGTACAGTACCGGAGGAGCTGTTTCCGGAGGAGAAGGATTGTACTGGAAATATGAATCATGGCTGAAAAAAATGGATTATCAGCTCTATTCCGCCATAGGTGCTGCCGGAGAATTATTTGCCATCCGCACCCCGTTATATGAGGAAATGCCTGAAGATACCCTACTGGATGATTTTATGCTGTCCCTGCGTATCGCCATGAAGCAGTATACGATAGCATATTGTGATACGGCATATGCCTTGGAAAGCGGATCGGCCGATATGAAAGAAGAGGAGAAAAGAAAAATACGTATCTCGGCAGGAGGATTGCAGTCCGTCTATCGTTTGAAAGAACTGCTGAATCCGCTACGTTATGGAATCCTCAGTTTTCAATATGTCTCCCACCGCGTACTGAGATGGTCGGTAACCCCGGTTGCCTTGTTTCTGCTCTTTCCCCTGAATATCCTGCTGGTTGTCTGTAGTGAGAGCCATCCGGTTTACTTTCTTTTTCTTCTGCTGCAATCCGCATTCTACCTCGGGGGAGTTTATGGCAGCTTCCTGTCTGCCAAGTCCGTAAAGAACAAATTACTTTATATTCCCTACTATTTCCTGTTCATGAACATCAATGTGATAAAAGGTTTCTTCTATTTGAAAAGACATGCCGGCGGAACATGGGAAAAATCCCGCAGGGCATAATATTTACTCACCAAAATATTTTTCTATCATCTCACGCAAAGCGGGAGCCATAATCGGCTTGGCCATATAATCGTCACATCCGGCTTCAAAAGCCTTGTCACGGTCACTGTCATACGCATTGGCGGTAAGAGCTATGATGGGAAGTGTCCCCCCTTTCAGACGAATTCTTCTGGTAGCTTCCAAACCGTCCATAACAGGCATCTTTATATCCATCAAAATCATATCGGGCCGGCAACCCTCAAATTTCTCAATAGCCTCCTGCCCATCGTGGGCACGGTAAACTTCATACTCCTTTCTTAAAATTATAGATAATAAGAGGTAATTACTTTCCGTATCTTCAGCTACCAAAATCTTTTTCATTTCTTCTTTTCATTGATTACCTTGCAAAATTACGATATAAAATGATATAAACAATATTTTTTTTGTATATTTGCTGTCAGTAACAAATATCACGCATCTAAATTCGCTAAGAGAAACAGTATATTGAGAATCATACTATTAATATGAAAATTCCGAGTAATATATTGCACGATAAGCAGTATGCAGACAAAATTCTGGAAATTACGGCTGATACTATGTTTTTCGTATATAAAGACGGCACCTGTTTAGACTTCAAGGCTAATACGACGGACTTCTT from Phocaeicola dorei encodes the following:
- a CDS encoding response regulator, with amino-acid sequence MKKILVAEDTESNYLLLSIILRKEYEVYRAHDGQEAIEKFEGCRPDMILMDIKMPVMDGLEATRRIRLKGGTLPIIALTANAYDSDRDKAFEAGCDDYMAKPIMAPALREMIEKYFGE
- a CDS encoding glycosyltransferase family 2 protein, whose protein sequence is MNTLEILFFVLLFIVFYTYVGYGILLWILVKIKQSFLFFYDTDEPEQETCRNSNNTALPEITLFITAYNEEQVVNGKMKNCHELDYPKEKLHIVWVTDGSNDRTNEKLKAYPDVTLLFVPERKGKTAAMNRGMGFVTTPLVIFTDANTFINPQAVREIVKYFNHPQVGCVAGEKRVDMYSTGGAVSGGEGLYWKYESWLKKMDYQLYSAIGAAGELFAIRTPLYEEMPEDTLLDDFMLSLRIAMKQYTIAYCDTAYALESGSADMKEEEKRKIRISAGGLQSVYRLKELLNPLRYGILSFQYVSHRVLRWSVTPVALFLLFPLNILLVVCSESHPVYFLFLLLQSAFYLGGVYGSFLSAKSVKNKLLYIPYYFLFMNINVIKGFFYLKRHAGGTWEKSRRA